A region from the Toxotes jaculatrix isolate fToxJac2 chromosome 2, fToxJac2.pri, whole genome shotgun sequence genome encodes:
- the LOC121187014 gene encoding IQ motif and SEC7 domain-containing protein 1-like isoform X6 — protein MLERKYGGRFITRHAARTIQTAFRQYQMNKNFERLRSSMSENRMSRRIVLSNMRMQLSFEGPEKVHSSYFEGRQVSMTEDGTPLSMVQSECGDIEVHQQANMASHPPPQSDLTDAITELEDAFSRQVKSLAESIDDALNCRSLQGDEGPDPEAMSCSEVEREVPYQVKSHRRAPGRMHDETMASYSDVTLFIDEEDMSPSIALSRSGDQPSSTESDLRLRSVNSSQEYWPIDPKDEGRDTDTSCRSTPSLECQEQRLRMDHLPLLTIEPPSDSSVELSDRSERGSVKRPPVYEPHGHIVTSSQASPKHISHGPPPRAPSRDDDAPLRHRHRQLESHLAINGSANRQSKSESDFSDGDNDSINSTSNSNDTINCSSESSSRDSLREQTLSKQTYHKETRNSWDSPIFSNDVIRKRHYRIGLNLFNKKPEKGIQYLTERGFIPDTPVGVAHFLLQRKGLSRQMIGEFLGNRQKQFNRDVLDCVVDEMDFQGMELDEALRKFQNHIRVQGEAQKVERLIEAFSQRYCICNPTVVRQFRNPDTIFILAFAIILLNTDMYSPNVKPERKMKLEDFIKNLRGVDDGEDIPRETLVGIYERIRKRELKTNEDHVSQVQKVEKLIVGKKPIGSLHHGLGCVLSLPHRRLVCYCRLFEVPDPNKLQKLGLHQREIFLFNDLLVVTKIFQKKKNSVTYSFRQSFSLYGMQVMLFENQYYPNGIRLTSAIPGADIKVLINFNAPNPQDRKKFTDDLRESIAEVQEMEKYRIESELEKQKGVVRPSMSQSSGLKKEAGNGSMNRASLDDTYAMGEGLKRSALSSSLRDLSEAGKRGRRSSAGSLDSNMEGSIISSPHTRRRATTPREGAPRSHPSIPNSASTSILGSLFGSKRGKPPSQSHPPYPQASHPTLISHKPHPTNLHHTAQVAHSVQAQLQGHHPQYCQVPQNPPPYHHHHHYHPPPHTQYHQHPAYTSHAHQHAHSQHSHYSQHPHHTSHSQHTTHHHSQQAGSAPGGPKPKHSGISTVV, from the exons ATGCTGGAGCGTAAATATGGTGGACGATTCATAACTCGGCATGCGGCCCGCACCATCCAGACAGCCTTCCGTCAGTATCAGATGAACAAGAACTTTGAACGTCTCAGGAGCTCTATGTCTGAGAACCGTATGTCCAGGCGCATTGTTCTCTCCAACATGAGGATGCAGCTCTCGTTTGAGGGCCCTGAGAAAGTGCACAGCTCTTATTTCGAAGGGAGGCAGGTGTCCATGACGGAGGATGGCACCCCACTGTCCATGGTGCAGTCTGAATGTGGAGATATAGAGGTTCACCAACAGGCCAACATGGCATCTCACCCACCTCCACAGAGTGACCTGACGGATGCCATCACAGAGCTGGAGGACGCCTTTTCCCGGCAGGTCAAATCTCTGGCTGAGTCGATAGATGATGCACTGAACTGTCGCAGCCTTCAGGGGGACGAGGGCCCTGACCCAGAGGCCATGAGCTGCTCCGAGGTGGAGAGGGAAGTGCCCTATCAGGTGAAGTCCCACCGCAGGGCACCTGGACGCATGCACGATGAAACAATGGCATCATATAGTGATGTTACTCTGTTCATCGACGAGGAGGACATGTCCCCCTCCATTGCTCTGTCAAGGTCAGGGGACCAACCTTCCAGCACAGAATCAGACTTGCGGTTGCGGTCAGTCAACTCCTCCCAGGAGTACTGGCCTATTGACCCTAAAGATGAGGGTcgtgacacagacacaagctgCCGCAGCACTCCTTCTCTGGAGTGCCAAGAGCAGCGTCTTAGAATGGACCATCTTCCTTTGTTGACCATTGAACCTCCTAGTGACAGCTCTGTCGAGCTCAGTGACCGGTCTGAGCGAGGCTCTGTCAAACGGCCGCCTGTGTATGAACCTCACGGCCACATCGTAACGTCATCCCAGGCGAGCCCTAAACACATTTCCCACGGACCCCCACCACGAGCTCCCTCCCGTGACGATGACGCGCCTCTGCGTCACCGCCACCGCCAGCTGGAAAGCCATCTAGCTATTAACGGCTCAGCTAACAGACAGAGTAAGTCGGAATCGGACTTCTCTGACGGAGACAACGACAGCATCAACAGCACATCCAACTCTAACGACACCATCAACTGCAGCTCCGAGTCCTCGTCGAGAGACAGCCTACGAGAGCAGACGCTTAGCAAGCAGACTTACCACAAAGAGACTCGCAACAGCTGGGACTCTCCCATCTTCAGTAATGATGTTATTCGCAAGAGACACTACCGCATCGGCCTGAATCTCTTCAACAA GAAGCCAGAGAAAGGCATCCAATACCTGACAGAGAGGGGATTCATCCCTGACACACCAGTCGGTGTGGctcacttcctgctgcagaggaaggGGCTAAGCAGGCAGATGATTGGAGAATTCCTTGGCAATAGACAGAAACAATTCAACAGAGATGTCTTAGA CTGTGTGGTAGATGAAATGGACTTCCAGGGCATGGAGCTAGATGAGGCTCTCAGGAAATTTCAGAACCACATCCGTGTCCAAGGCGAAGCCCAGAAGGTGGAGCGGCTCATCGAAGCTTTCAG CCAGCGCTACTGCATCTGTAATCCCACAGTGGTGCGACAGTTCAGAAACCCTGACACCATCTTCATCCTGGCCTTTGCCATCATCCTCCTTAACACTGACATGTACAGCCCCAACGTCAAGCCCGAGAGGAAGATGAAGCTGGAGGACTTTATCAAGAATTTAAGAG GTGTGGACGATGGAGAGGACATACCTAGGGAGACTCTGGTTGGTATCTATGAGAGGATCCGTAAGCGAGAGCTCAAGACCAATGAAGACCATGTCTCTCAGGTGCAGAAGGTTGAGAAGCTCATTGTGGGAAAGAAACCA ATTGGATCACTCCATCACGGCCTGGGATGT GTGCTGTCACTGCCTCATCGCCGGTTGGTGTGTTACTGCCGCCTGTTTGAAGTGCCAGATCCCAACAAGCTCCAGAAGCTGGGCCTGCATCAGCGGGAGATCTTCCTGTTCAACGACCTCCTAGTG GTAACCAAGATTTTCCAGAAAAAGAAGAACTCGGTGACGTACAGCTTCAGACAGTCCTTCTCTCTGTATGGGATGCAAGTCATGCTGTTTGAAAATCAGT ATTACCCAAATGGAATCAGACTTACATCAGCGATACCAGGTGCGGACATCAAAGTCCTCATCAACTTTAACGCGCCCAACCCCCAGGACCGCAAGAAGTTCACAGACGACCTGCGAGAGTCCATTGCCGAGGTCCAGGAAATGGAGAAATACAGAATAGAGT CTGAGCTGGAGAAGCAGAAGGGGGTGGTGAGGCCCAGCATGTCGCAGAGCTCCGGCCTGAAGAAGGAAGCTGGCAACGGGAGCATGAACCGCGCCAGCCTGGATGACACCTATGCCATGGGAGAGGGCCTGAAGAGGAGCGCCCTCAGCAGCTCCCTGCGAGACCTCTCCGAAGCAG GCAAGCGGGGGCGTCGCAGCAGTGCAGGATCACTAGACAGCAATATGGAA GGGTCCATCATTAGCAGTCCACACACACGCCGGAGAGCCACCACACCACGTGAGGGCGCACCCCGCAGCCACCCCTCCATCCCTAACTCAGCATCAACTTCCATCCTCGGGTCGCTCTTTGGCAGCAAGCGAGGCAAACCGCCATCCCAGAGCCACCCCCCTTACCCCCAAGCCAGTCACCCCACGCTCATATCTCACAAGCCCCATCCGACCAACCTACACCACACAGCACAGGTGGCACATTCCGTGCAGGCCCAACTCCAAGGTCACCATCCCCAGTACTGCCAAGTCCCGCAGAACCCGCCACCttaccatcaccaccaccactaccacccgCCTCCCCACACACAGTACCACCAGCACCCAGCTTACACCTCACATGCACACCAACACGCCCATTCACAGCACAGCCATTATAGTCAGCATCCCCATCACACCTCACACTCCCAGCACACTACTCACCACCACAGTCAGCAAGCGGGTTCGGCACCTGGCGGACCCAAACCCAAACACAGTGGCATCAGCACCGTAGTGTGA